Genomic DNA from Methanofollis sp. W23:
GATCTCTGGATGTCTTTGAGTATATCTTTGGACTTGCATATATAGCAGATTCCAGAGACGAAGAGATCGAAAGAGGTGCATTTCGTATGTCGACTCCCGGTCCTCTTCGGTCTCAGAGTTTGTATCAACGCAGAAATCCACTGTATGGTTCGATCTCCCCTCTCCCTCCCCATATCTTTACCTACCTCGCCGACCTCCAGCAGAAGGCAAAGGGCTCTAACTTCTTTGGTGGGAATTTATCGGCATTTGAAGAGGCGAACCGAAAATATGCAATGGGGTTTGAAATTGAATGTCCACGCACAGGGATCAAATTAGAGATCCGCGGGGGGCTTTATTAATCTCGTGCGAAGGTTTCCATATCGTCATCAATCTCGGAAACAATATCCATTGGCGGTTTTATGGATAGGAATCCTTACCATCCCCCTTCCTATCCTCCACATGTTGAACTGCGAATCTACTACTGATTTCGTTAAAATTAGTATTTCACTCCCCTATGAGATTGAGAGTGTTTCACCCGGCGTGAAGACAAGGGAAGGCACGTCGATCAGACGTGCCGCCCCACCAGAAGGAGAAGGAATGTTAAACTGTTTTCTCCTGCCGGGGGGAGAACCCCGGACCCCCCCCCACGACGAAGATAGGCTGAGGGCGGCAGCAATCTCTTGAACTACGCCGTGTTTCGGAAACGCCTTCCAATCACAGATGTTGGCATGGGGTTTTGGGATATGCTCCATGACAATCTGCGACACCCATATCCCGCGTCCCTCAAATCCGCGGCCCCGAAAAAAAGAGTTAGTAAGGATAAAAGATGAAGAAGGCCAGACAGAGCAGGAAGAGCACCCATGCCGCCGGCTTGACATCATGCACCTTCCCCTGCACGATCTTGAGGAGCGGGAAGAGGACAAACCCCGCGCAGAGCCCGACACCCATGTTGTAGGTGAAACTCATCAGCACGATGACCGCAAACGCCGGGATCGCCTCGGCATAGTCCTCGAAGTCCAGGTCCTTCACCGCCGACATCATCATGATCCCGACGATGATGAGCGCCGGACCGGTGGCCACCGCAGGGATGGCCGCAAAGAGCGGGGAGAAGAAGAGCCCGAGTGCAAAGAAGCCGGCGATGAACAGAGCGCAGAGCCCGGTCCGTCCCCCGGCCTCGATCCCGGCCGAAGACTCGACAAAGGTGCCGGTCGTCGTCGTCCCGGCGACGGCGCCAAAGACCGTCGCGAGCGAGTCGGCAAGGAAAGGTTTCTCAATCTCGGGCAGGTTCCCGTTCTCGTCCAGGAACCCGGCCTTGGCCGAAGCCCCGATGAGGGTGCCCATCGTGTCCAGGAAGTCCATCGTGAACATCGTGAGGATAACCGCAAAGAACCCCCAGGAGAGCGCCCCCATCACGTCGAGCTGGAGAAAGACCTGCGAGACGTCGGGAGGCATACTGACGATCTCTGCCGGTGCCTTCGCCACCCCGGTCGCAAAGGCGATGAGGGCAGACGTAAGGATCCCGATGAGGATCGCGCCTTTCACTTTGCGGATCATCAGGGCCGCAATGATCAAAAACCCGATGACGGCGATCAGCACCTCAGGCGAAGTGACCTGCCCAATATGGAGCGGTGCATCCGCGGTCCCGAGGACGACGATCTTTGAGTTCACCAGTCCGATGAAGGTGATGAACATCCCGATCCCCACCGCGAAACTGACCTTGAGGTTGTAGGGCACCGCCTCGGCCATGACATTCCTGGACTTCGTGAGCGTGAGGATAGTCAGGAGCACACCTGAGATGAAGACCGCACCAAGGGCCGTCTGCCACGAATATCCCAGGACCCCGCAGACCGTGTACGCAACAAAGGCGTTCTCTCCCATATAGGGAGCGATCGCAAAGGGTCGGTTGGCATAGATCCCCATGATCACTGTCCCGAAGATGGCCGAAAGAATTGTTGCGACCATCGCCGGGCCGAAGGGCATACCCGCCGCCTCAAGGATCGCCGGGTTGATGACGATGATGTAGGCCATCGTCATGAATGTAACAAGGCCGCCGACAAACTCTTTTTTGACCGACGTGCCATGCTCGCTGAGTTTGAAATGACGTTCTAAGATATTTTCGCCCATTCTTGAAATCACCAGACTTGTTTTACCGTTTTTTGTACATTTTTGGTGAGGTGCAGATTAAGGGTGTCGGGCCTTGCAGGAAAGACTCATATAGAGGATGTGGCAGGAGGTAGGTGGGGAGGGGCACTCATGGAAGGCGAGAAGACCCGGCCGCGGCCGAACCATCTTATTGGAGAGAAGAGTCCGTACCTGTTACAACATGCTTATAACCCGGTGGACTGGCGTCCCTGGGGGGAAGAGGCGTTTGAACATGCACGGCGTGAACATACACCGATCTTTCTCTCGATCGGGTATTCGACCTGCCATTGGTGTCATGTGATGGCAGAGGAGTCATTTGAAGATCCCGAGGTGGCAGACCTTCTCAACGAGACCTTTGTCATGATCAAGGTCGACAGAGAGGAGCGTCCTGACATCGATGCGGTCTATATGGAGGCGTGTCTCTCGCTCACCGGGACAGGGGGGTGGCCCCTGAATGTCATCCTGACGCCAGAGAAACTGCCGTTCTATGCGGCCACCTATATCCCCAGGGAGTCGCGGTTTGGGATGACCGGGCTCCTCGAACTGGTCCCACGGATACGGAGGCTCTGGGCCGACCAGCAGAAAGACGTCGCTGCATCGGCCGAAGAGATCAGGAACCGCCTTATCCGCGCCCAGGCGGCCAGGAAGACCGGCACCGAACCAGGGATCGACCTCATCCACCGGACCTACCGGGAACTGATCCGGCGCTATGACCAGACCAACGCCGGTTTCGACCACGCTCCAAAGTTCCCGGTGCCGCACACGCTTCAGTTCCTGATACGCTACTGGAGCGAGACCGGCGAGGAGAGGGCACTCGATATGGCCGAAGAGAGTCTGCGGTCGATCAGGGGAGGGGGGATCTTCGACCAACTCGGCTATGGGGTCCACCGCTACACCACCGACGCCGAATGGGTGGTGCCCCATTTCGAGAAGATGCTCTATGACCAGGCTTTTCTTGCTCTTGCCTGCACCGAGGCGTATGAGGCGACCAGGGAACCGTTCTACCAGGAGACGGCCGACGAGATCTTCGAGTACGTGTTGCGGGACCTGCAGTCGCCTGAAGGCGCGTTTTTCACCGCAGAAGACGCGGACAGTGAGGGGATCGAAGGGAAATTCTATCTCTGGACCGCCGAGGACGTGGGAGAACACCTCGACCCCGCGGAGGCTGACCTCTTTGTGAGGGCCTACGGCATCGGCCACACCCTTAAGAGCAAGGGGCCGGTGCCGGGCGTGAACATCCTGCACCACCGGGTGCCGGTGGCCGACCTCACCGAGGAGTTTGCGATGTCTGAGAAAGAAGTGCGGACTCATCTCGAAGACGCGAGGAAGGTTCTCCTCTCGGCCCGTGCCTCGCGCCCGCGCCCACCTGTCGACGACAAGGTGCTCCTCGACTGGAACGCCTTCATGGTCGCGGCCCTGGCCAGGGGGGGCAGGGTCTTTGGGGAAGAGCGGTATATCGGGGCGGCCGAGAATGCGGCCGGGTTCTTGTTCGGCAGGTTGCGGGGGAAGGACGGGGATCTCTTCCACCGCTACCGGGACGGCGAGACGGCGGTCCCTGGCATGCTCAACGACTATGCTGCTATGGTCTGGGCGCTCACCGAACTTTATTCAGCCACATTCGAGGGGGCGTACCTGCGGGAGGCCAGACG
This window encodes:
- a CDS encoding NCS2 family permease, with product MGENILERHFKLSEHGTSVKKEFVGGLVTFMTMAYIIVINPAILEAAGMPFGPAMVATILSAIFGTVIMGIYANRPFAIAPYMGENAFVAYTVCGVLGYSWQTALGAVFISGVLLTILTLTKSRNVMAEAVPYNLKVSFAVGIGMFITFIGLVNSKIVVLGTADAPLHIGQVTSPEVLIAVIGFLIIAALMIRKVKGAILIGILTSALIAFATGVAKAPAEIVSMPPDVSQVFLQLDVMGALSWGFFAVILTMFTMDFLDTMGTLIGASAKAGFLDENGNLPEIEKPFLADSLATVFGAVAGTTTTGTFVESSAGIEAGGRTGLCALFIAGFFALGLFFSPLFAAIPAVATGPALIIVGIMMMSAVKDLDFEDYAEAIPAFAVIVLMSFTYNMGVGLCAGFVLFPLLKIVQGKVHDVKPAAWVLFLLCLAFFIFYPY
- a CDS encoding thioredoxin domain-containing protein; its protein translation is MEGEKTRPRPNHLIGEKSPYLLQHAYNPVDWRPWGEEAFEHARREHTPIFLSIGYSTCHWCHVMAEESFEDPEVADLLNETFVMIKVDREERPDIDAVYMEACLSLTGTGGWPLNVILTPEKLPFYAATYIPRESRFGMTGLLELVPRIRRLWADQQKDVAASAEEIRNRLIRAQAARKTGTEPGIDLIHRTYRELIRRYDQTNAGFDHAPKFPVPHTLQFLIRYWSETGEERALDMAEESLRSIRGGGIFDQLGYGVHRYTTDAEWVVPHFEKMLYDQAFLALACTEAYEATREPFYQETADEIFEYVLRDLQSPEGAFFTAEDADSEGIEGKFYLWTAEDVGEHLDPAEADLFVRAYGIGHTLKSKGPVPGVNILHHRVPVADLTEEFAMSEKEVRTHLEDARKVLLSARASRPRPPVDDKVLLDWNAFMVAALARGGRVFGEERYIGAAENAAGFLFGRLRGKDGDLFHRYRDGETAVPGMLNDYAAMVWALTELYSATFEGAYLREARRLADRMIDLFLDGVEGGFYTTPKGGEELIFRKKEAYDGAVPSGNSLAFTALLTLYRLTGTAQYAQVASSGFGAFSTMASERPSSYTGYMDALLSALSHSYEVVVAGERDDPGTAQFLAVLKDYYLPYTSVVLRDGHNQEVLDEVAPYTREMDPDEGRPVTYLCRGTACEQPVTDTPTLREVIAGERVGWGKDYMEQIMKRG